The segment GCAGCACAAAATCCAAGACAAAAAGGTTGGGTGTGAAATGGTGTCTAAATCTGATGAATTCTGTGTCATGTGTGCATGTGCTGTAGCTTTCAGTTTTACAATTAATAGTGCTAAAATTATCAATGATGGACTGGAGTTTTAATTTGCTTACAGTATTATGATATGCTAACAATCGATAAACCTCCAAATCAAAGCTCAGCTCCTTCCCATTGTTTCTCTCTCATATTGGAAACCAATCTGCAAAACAATGTTTAAATTTCTTTCATCTAAATTCAAAAGAGGTAATATGTTTAGTGTTTGGAGATCAATTTTATTGTTATAAACACAAGTATTGCATAATTAATTTAGTCTatgataataattttatattctttATGAAAATTTCGTGTATTCATTAAAGGTAAAAATCGATTGGATTTTAAATTTAAGCTTACTATTAAATATTAATACACTAACATtgaatttatcatataaaatgaTTCTTTCTTGTTTAAATTCTCTAAAGAAAGACTCAACGAATGACATTAGATCAAGAATAGGGTATAATATATTTTATCAACTGTATTaataaatcataattaaaatataaataatatattgttTAATCTGTATTATGTCCAGACTGAAAAGTGAAAAAAGAAATGAAGTCCATGATCCATGATTTTGACAATGACAATGTTCCCTAAAGTTATTAACCCGGTACGTAGTCCACCTGACATCATCATACCGTATTCTTATTGGACCGTGAAATTCACGCTCTATTAACTATAGTAGCCAAAATGTTCGCCCCTCTGAATCGGTACTCACAGTCAAACCTCAGTCctcaagaataaaataaaataagtaacccaaaaataaattttatttaaggaAAACATCTTTTCAAAAAAAGGAGGATTGGATTTAAAGACAACAGTGAAGATATTGCCCAACAAGCCAAACCAGTTCTTCGTTTCTTTTACCTTCTATTTAATTCTTCTTTTTCAAGCCCTAATCCTCAAGGAAGTAAACATTTCTGCAAAATTATAGGTTTTAGTCAATTATCATTATCTTTGTTTTGGTTTATTTCAAGATTGGTGAAGGTGAActatattttgtttttctttataacATGGAACTATTAGCCGCTTTTGTATTTGATATCCTTTTCTAGATTTGTCTGAAAAAAAAGAGTTAAGGAAAGTTTGTAAAGAAATGATTTGTAAAATGGAAGGTGATGCTTCTTCGTGCAGTCTTCTTTGCTTAGAAAATGAGACttttttgaaagaaaaagaagagtcAACTGATGAGAATTACATTGCTGAATATGATGAAGAGTGTGTGCAGATGTTATTTGATAGAGAAATGAGTTTTGGGTTCAAGAAGAGTGAACCTTTGGTGCTTTGTAACTACCTCAAATATGCTCGTTCGGAAGCTATAACGTGGATTCTGAAAGTGAGTTCTTTATACTTGATTGATTTTTGAGtaagttttgatatttttaatttattttgtcaACTAATGCAGACAAGAGCAGCATTTGGATTTCGTTGCCAAACAGCTTATTTGTCAATGATTTACTTCGATCGATTCCTTTCGATAAAGTCTATTGCTGTAAGCTCACTTCTCTTTCACATTTTCAAAGCTCGTGATTCCATAATATGTAGTTTTTGTTATTGTTTTATCTGGGTTTTTATTTTCAGAGTGAAAAGTCATGGGCAATACAATTATTGTCAATTGCATGTCTCTCATTAGCTGCAAAGATGGAGGAGATAAATGTTCCTCCACTCTCATTGTTTCAGACTGAAGAATTCAACTTCGAGAGTAAAACAATTCAGAGAATGGAGCTTTTGGTATTAAATACATTGGAATGGAGACTGAGTTCAGCCACTCCATTTGCTTTTCttaatttcttcatcaaaaagatGTGTAAAATATCTCCACGGGATCATTTTATTTCGATTACTGTCCACCTCATTTTCCTTACAATGAAAGGTAGTTATCAATTTAAGCCATTTCGATTACTTGTCTTACATTTTTGTTTGAGTTTACTGTTCTTTTTTTGTCTTTGAATATAGAGATAAACTTAATGGAACATCGGCCTTCTGTTGTTGCTATTGCTGCAATATTGAGGACATTGAATAAGAAACTAACAAGAAAAGCATTGGAGTGTACGATGAATTCCCTTTCTTGTGAATTTCTTGAAATTGTGAgttcaattatttatttatttatcctttTGTTTTATCAGATATTATATTGTTAGATTTGTGATTGCTTTGTTTGTGGGATTCACAGGAAGATGTGTTTAGGTGCTACAATTTGATGCAGAAACTAGACACGTCGGACGAACTTAATATACCAAAATCTGAAAATGCAACCCATTCGAGTGCAATCGATGCCGTGGACGATTGTTCAAGTTCCGGTACAGTTTGCGCCAAAAGAAAAAGGCCCGCATTCAATAAAAATGTGAGCAATAGTGACCAAGTAACCAATGAGAAGCGGCTCTCTGCTGGAAAAATGCCTTAAAGATTTTAGCAGTGGACTGTTACTGATAATTACTGATCTCTACTCTTGGAGGAGTGTGTGTTGTTTTTATTGATTGCTTCATTGACATGATTTCAAGTTGATTGAATGCCTAGAGACAGGGGAAACAGAGatgaaaaaggaaaattaaagaTTTGGACAACATATAAAAAGAAGATCCTTCTCTTTTTTCATACACCGATGCCACCCAAGTACAAAGAAAAAAGGTCAGAAATGTGGTTTTGAAGGCTGCTGGGAAGAACAGTCATTTGAAGCTTACTGACCTTTTTCCTTTTTCctaataattcttttattttttatttccatCTTTTTTGGCTTTCTTTTCAGTATGGGGTTTTTATATAATAATGTGTCTGGCAACCCTACCTTTTGATGGGATGCTTTTGTTTGAAAGGGTGATAAGAATGTGGGGGTGGTGAGAGGGGAAAGAGGAGAAGAGACCTGTTTATTTGATTTGATGCATCTATGTTGCATGTTGGCCTATCAGGAAAAAAACTACTActtacatatttatatttttatactgtAAAGTTATGTGATTGAATTAATGGTTggtctttttttattattattgttttcttCTTATGAACTAAATTTTTTTACTTAAGTCTTATTCCATTTCCAAAATTTTTACCAAAATAGATAATGCATTATCTTTAAATACTACAAGTGGGATTaacttttgattatttttaatgtAATGTAAGGACAATATAAGACCAGACGACGCATTACCCTTTGATGTTTATGATCAAAGGATAGAAACAGGATAAAATATCGAGAGGGGAAGCATAGTAGTTGGTGGTActatttgataaattaatatcgactcgtattttaatatttttttatctttaactattttatatattttaaaagaattataatTGAATCCTAGAATAATATCcacgtaaataaataaataaaattcattcaaatTTTTTGAACGCCACCATCAAGATACATTGGTTTCACAATCATTTCAACTTTAATCTGGTAGGATTAAGAGAGATAGTTAACCGTTGAtctgaaataaaattaaatattacattttaagggTGATCAAATCTATAGAGATGAGAAGTAAAAAACACGAGTATCTCCCGACTCTGTACCCACCTCTTGACAAGCTCTTCTGTAAATTAGTCTAAACTATACAAGTCCTTTTCGGCTTTATGGATTTGAAGTAAAATCTCCATTTCTAACAATACAACTTGGGAACGGtactgtttcaactttgaaaccAAACCGGCCAAAATGTTCCCTCTTACAGACCCTAAAGCAAAACAGGTGAGTAGAAAACAAAAAAGAGTCCACTTCCTAGTAAGATTTATTCGACTGAAACAAAAGCTCTGGGGAGATTAGGTTGGCGTTTCAGTAGCTAATTCTGGTGGTGAAAGCGAAACTGTTAAtaatttcttcccttttttttttttttggagtcaAAAACAGACAAACAAGTACTTGGTACTTTTCCCTGCCACTCAGTACACTGTTCCACGCGCTATCAGTCTCTTTATCTAACATCAAATCTCAAATAGTTGAAAAATCTTGGTCTTTCTGCCTTTTTATATATATCACAGAGCTTCGCTTCAGCCGTTCAGCGTATCCCAACATCCTCGGTCTTTTCTTTTCGTGCATTGAATAACAAAACAGTCTGCTTCAAGTTCAACTGATGGGGCGCGTGTATCTCTCTGTACTGCATCCTGAAAAGCATGTATAATTGTGCTTTGGGTACATTGTGCGTTACTAGGAAAGTTTGGTGCCGCTGAAATACGATGATAAACCGTATGAGACTTGGCAATAATACTGTACATTGAATGTATAATGAAGTTTAAGAATCTATGTGATGAATTCAATGAAAGGATAGTGGCTATACTAAAGATGAGTTAATATATATCTCAGGTTGGTTTGGTTTTTTCCAAGTATAGACGAGTTTGTGTTTAAGCTTTGCTATTTGTTGCTCTCTCTCTCTTTTCCCATCCCACTTATTTTCCTATGAGAagatttttaattttcatttatgtGGGACAATCTGAATTGATGAGCCAACCTGATAaagattattatcatgaaattgGAGTAGATTTTAATGGTCTTTATCCAATCATGTTCCTTTATGAGGTTAAAATTGTGTGCAAGAGCATTGAAGATGATGTGGGTGCTTTGGACTAGCTTTTACCTTACCTTGTATAGAGTCGTTTTGTTATGGTAAAAGGGCAGCGACAACCATGGCAGAAAGTATCGTATCCACCCTCTGGTCATTGTCATCAGCAAAGATAGCCCAATATGATCCACTCGGACAGAAAGCAAGTCCAGTCAAGACTCATCAACCACGCTTACATCATTTCACCAGAATAGGCCTAAGTACAACTTTGTTTTTACATACAAGTTTGTTACAATTTAGACCATCAATAATTCATGCTGAAAaaaaaacttcaataaaaatcatggtaaaaaaaaaaagagctaatTTCAAATTTATCACAAAGTTGGAATATATGGATGTAATTTCTGTTCCCTTAATCCCGtatctaaaaaataaaatattcaaaaataaaaaaaatccccTATTGGACTCGGCCCTTTAAGTTTTAGGCTGAGTTTAGCGTTGGAGAAAATGAGCCCATATTGTAACCACAGTTGGCCCTGTCCAGCCCCTGGCACTAGGCCGAATTTATCACATGCATGATTCCATCGAATGTATATGGTgctaataaaaaagaaaagggtCCCCATCCCATCCAGAAAAGGACAGGCAAAAAGCGCTAAGCCATGTAAAAgcttttgatattattttattatggttGAGCTAAGTAAACTTTTAGATTTATGGTTTACTTATTTTGGCTTGATAAATTTAGGTCCATTTATCTTTTTTGAGTTTTGAAGCAACTGGATAATTATGAATGGATAAAAATATCCCACGTGAAGGAATCTAGCTTGGTATAACGCAATCAAGTAAGTCCAACAAAAGCAAATGTAGTTTTTGTTTTAAatgcaaaagaaaaaaagaaagcaaTCGGCTAATAAAATACGAGCATGGGTTTTATTTGTATGGTGATGCTGGATAGGAGGAAGGGCCAAAGAGATGAGAAAGCACATGtggatatatatacataaaatttcaaCGACCACTTTGACAGGCACAGAATTAGAAGTGTTGGTTGAAAACCATAGCATCAACAAACGGATAGAACAGTAACAGACATAGCAAAAATAGATAGGCGGACAAGTCGACAGAGTACGAGACATATAATGGGGAAACCCCACCATAAATCCTAAGAATCTCGGACACACAAAAAGAcagataaaaaatatataaaatgtatggGTTGAGGTGTTTTTATTTATTGTCGTGGCAAACTCTCCGTTTGGGCATTGGTTGCCTCTCCACTTCTCAAGTCATTCAACCCACTTCCATCAACTATTTAGTTTGCTTTTTTTACTTGGGAGCAATTACAGGAAGTAGACTGATATTTGAACAAAATTTGTAAACATGGACTATAGATGTGTGATTGGAAATCTTCAGTATCGTGTTTTTACTATTAAACCTAAAAAAGTACTTGTTGTAGGAAAAAGATTAGTGAGAAAGAGTAGGTTCCAAATTCCAAAGAAAATGTTAACCATTCCACTTGTCAGCCTTACAAGCAAAAGCACTAAGATGCATATCTAATAAGAATTGAACcaacatttaaacataaaaatgATTTAAATGACACTTGAATCTAGTTTTGAAAATTGTTAATTTATTGCAATACATTATTTGCAAACAAAGAGATATTTTCATGGAAGTTAATGGTGGTGGAAAAGCAGGAAGGACATTTGTTAAGAAGTAGGTGATTGGAATCAACCCACCTTAAAGTACATCTAATTACAAAGTCAGAGCATAAAAATACAAATGGGAGGCGTGATATACCTACTCGCATGCCTCAAAAGTTAGAATCTTACAATATCTTCATTAATCCCTTATCTTTTTAATAATTATCTTGGAAGGACTGAATGAGAAAGAGAAGGGCATCACAGCACTGGAATAAGAAAAGGAAGACCAGAAAAGAAATTGTGTCGTCGTGTcgaaattttatttttggttcaACATGAACTATGAAATAAGGGTTAACTTGATTATTttttcccttcaatttccttgTCTCCCATTCAAGATTTTATACTCATGCCCTTAGGAATACATGGTTACTAGAGAATGCATAACAAGTTCACTGAATTCTTACAATAAAAACTacggtgttttttttttaaataatataaaaataaagtaattgtGTAAATGGTATGAATGAGAAATTGTTTACGAAAATAGTACGTTTGTTAAAATAACTCACATTGTCATATTGTTGTGCCATAACACCACTTTAAAAAATATTGCAATCAAGATTAAATCATTACcgcaaaaaattaatattttaatggtgTCGTCCAAAACTAAAGCGACACCAAAATTATATCGTattttttcgtttttttttaaGTTGTATATGGTTAAAACAATAAATCGGTGCCATTGCACAGTGATGCAACACCACTTTCCACAATATGTTGGAAATTGGGGGAAGAAAACATGGGGAATTGAGAAgaaccaagaaaaataaataaataaaatggtgTCGCTGCACAATAACGCAACACCAGTGGCCAAACACCCACTTAATGATCTCATATAAATTTCACCGGTTCaatttaaaccaaaaacaatttCCTAAATCCCTTGTAAGATAGATCAATTCTCAAAATcccaacaagaaaaaaaaaaatcagttttcTAAATCTCACCGagatttatttttttgttttcgaGACaccattatatttattttttcccTGATTCTCCCCAGTTCCAAATGTTTTCTCCCCCAATTCCTTGACATGTTGTGAAAGGTTGTGTCACATCACCGTGTAACAACGTCACTTTATTATTTTGACCATATACAATTTGAATACAAGAAAATATATCACTTTAACTTGGTGCTACAccacataaaatatttttttttgctATAATAATTTGGTCATGGTTGTAAAATTTTTCGAGGTGGTCTCGCGGCACAGTAATGCGACATTATGAGTTATTGTAACAAATGtatcattttcataaataatctTCAACTCaagctttaatttatttttttacaaattaaacattttattATCTAAGTGTTTCATTGATTGAATGTTATGAATTAactaaaaatcaactcatttaaaaATGTAATTAATTTCTTATGAAAGTAATTTTACTTTTCTGTCTTTTATCTATAAAACTTATTTCAAATCTAAAATGAATTTAGTAAAATACAAAGATTTGTACCGAGACATTTTGCTTCCTATAAGCTCAACGCATAAAGGAGCCGAATGAAACCAAAATTTTATGTTCGGTTTTGAATTAGAGACGCTAAAAATAATGAATCAACGTCGACTATAACCCCTAGCCTTCCAAGCTAACGATGCGGGTTCGATTCCCGCTACCCGCTCAATATTCGAATTCTATCTATTCTATCTATTTGAATatttattaattcaattcaacaatgCATTAGCatcattgaattgaattaataaatCCGCAATTCCTAACAATACAATTTTTCACATGTTCTTTAGTTTTTCCAaccaagagaaaagaaaaaatcgaACAAGAGAAAAAAAGTCAAAATGTCAAAAAATCATAATGAAAAGCATCCATTGTCTAATGGATAGGACAGAGGTCTTTTAAACCTTTGGTATAGGTTCAAATCCTATTGGACGCAATTTTGAATCGATTTCTCTATATTCCATTAAGTTAGAATTTTCTATTTATAATTGTTCCTGAAGTCGAAAACATTCCATTTGGTCCTGAATAGCGTCTTTCAAAAGCGTTTCCGCTTCCTCGATGAATGTCTTGGTAGAAGATATGATTTCTTGAACCGAGGTTTATTCGTTTTTAAGTAAGTCGTAACTCAACGAGAAATTTCCTTACTTGTCCAATTTCTAATGAATCAAGATAACCATTCGTTTCGGTATAAATAGTACTTATCTGTTCTGCCACCGTAAGAGGAGCTGATTGGGATTGTTTAAGCAACTCACGTAATCGTTGACCTCGTGCCAATTGATTCTAAGTAGCTTTATCGAGATCAGAAGCAAATTAAAgcgatatataatttttataaatattttgcaCTTTATTACCTATAGTAATCTATtcgaaaaaatataaatatacaaataaatatattacacTTAAAACATTAGATCTAACAGAAACTTCTTACTCGAAGCCTTGAACATCGGAGTGGTTGGCTCCGAAAAAGAATACTGGTGCTTGCGCACAGGTTCGGCACATACCAATCGGCCTGGCAGCACATTGTCCCACTTTTCATGCCTTATTATCGTATAATTTTGTTTGACCTTGTTTGTGCCGAAAGTGTCAACCCTGATTACTTCTACTTTAGAAGGTACACAACCCTCGATGCCTACGTTGATGACCTACTTAACATCCTCGATGCTCTCGGCGTTGACCAATGCGCTTATGTTGGTCGCTCCTTCTCTACTATGGTATTGGTTAGCATATTGGCTTCCATTCGCCACCTTAAACTTTTCACCAAACTCATCCTTATTGGTGCTTCTCCTaggtaaaaaaagaagaagaagatttaGTAATAGGATTTGTCTTATTTGCTTTATCGTTGATTTGAAATGAATTTATAGGTTTTATTTCTCCAAGTTTCTTAATGATAAAGATTACCATGGAGGATTCAAACAAGGGGAAATCGAGAAAATGTTCTCAGCAATGGA is part of the Gossypium arboreum isolate Shixiya-1 chromosome 5, ASM2569848v2, whole genome shotgun sequence genome and harbors:
- the LOC108452642 gene encoding cyclin-D5-1-like, which translates into the protein MICKMEGDASSCSLLCLENETFLKEKEESTDENYIAEYDEECVQMLFDREMSFGFKKSEPLVLCNYLKYARSEAITWILKTRAAFGFRCQTAYLSMIYFDRFLSIKSIAVSSLLFHIFKARDSIICSFCYCFIWVFIFRVKSHGQYNYCQLHVSH
- the LOC128293248 gene encoding cyclin-D5-1-like — its product is MEHRPSVVAIAAILRTLNKKLTRKALECTMNSLSCEFLEIEDVFRCYNLMQKLDTSDELNIPKSENATHSSAIDAVDDCSSSGTVCAKRKRPAFNKNVSNSDQVTNEKRLSAGKMP